TTTATGTTAACAAAACTAGAAGCTTTAGTATTGGGAATAATCCAAGGCCTAACGGAATTTCTACCAATTAGTAGTACTGGCCACCTTTATTTAGGAAGAAACTTATTTGGATTGCAAGAGGCTGGTCTCCTACTCGATACAATGCTCCATCTAGGGACACTCTTAGCAGTAATTGTTTTTTATAAGGCTGAATTTATAAAAATGATCAGAAATCCTTTCAGCAAATTAACATTTCTATTAATAGTCGGAACCATTCCAGCTGTTGCGATTGGACTAGCCTTCAAGGACTTCTTTGATGAAATCTCCAAAACAGGGGTAACAATAGGTTGGGAGTTCTTAATTACGGGTATTTTTTTATGGTGTGCTGATTCCGCCAAAAATGGTAATAAAAAGATGGATGATATTACTTACAAGGATGCCTTTATCATCGGGACATTCCAGGCTGCAGCCATCTTCCCTGCTATTTCACGATCTGGTTTAACAATCGTTGCTGCACTATGGAGAAAATTGGACAGGGAAACGGCGGCATATTTTTCATTCCTTTTATCAACTCCAGCTATTGCAGGCGCCGTTGTGCTTCAATCCTTTGATTTAATGAAGGGGCAAGGAGAAGAAATTTCTTTTTCCGCCCTATACGTGGGGATCGCTGCCTCCGCCGTATTTGGCTATATTGCGGTTAAATGGATGGTAACCTTCTTGAAGAAACATTCATTAAAGCCTTTTGCAATCTATGTATGGGTGTTGGGCTTCGCCGTTCTCTTTTTCCAATTTACGGGGAGATTTTAAAGAAAACTCGCCGATTGGCGAGACCTAAGGGCAATGACAGAAGCGTAGTTGCCCTTATGCGCTAGCAGAATTTATGGATATAAATTCTGATTAGCTAAAGAAAGGCAGCCCAAATTGGGCCGCCTTTTCTTATTTATCCTTCGCCATTTCACGTGCACTTTCAATTGCCTTTTCCTTTGCTTTAGCCATAATTTCACCGGCCATTTTTGGAAAGTGATCCATTCCTTCTGCTACAACGGAATCCATTACTTCAAGGCCCAAAAATCCTAGTGCCGTTCTTAAGAAGCGATCACCGAACTCAAAGTCAACCATCGGTCCAGTCGAGTAAATACCCCCGCGCGTTTGGATATGAATTGCCTTTCGACCAGTTAAAAGCCCTTCTGGCCCATGCTCGGCGTTCTTGAACGTTTTACCAACAATGAATAAATTATCAAGAAATGCTTTTAAAATTGAAGGGGAGCCCAGGTTCCACAAGGGGGTAACAAAAACATAATAGTCGGCATCAATAAAGCGGTCGGCAAGTTCATGCATTTTTGTTATCTGTGTTTGCTCAGCTTCAGTTAATTGCTCAAACGCATACCCCATAAAGGAAAGTTTTGCCCGAGCATACATAAGATCCATATCAATCTCAGGAATTTCCATATCATACAAGTGCATGTTGACAACCTCTACATCTGGCTTCTCTTTTTTAAATTCTTCCAGAAATACCTCTCCAATTTGCATTCCTTTTGAGAGTTTTGTATCTCTCTTTGGGTTTACCGTTATATAAAGCAGCTTTTCCATTAAGGATCCCTTCCCTTCTCACACAATTACTATCTATCACAATAGTACAATAAAAATGATTTGCTCATCCTTGAACAACAAGTGAAGTTCATGAATGATGTGTGAACGATTGAAAATTTCTTTTTCAACTATTACATATTATTTTTCGAACATTCTGCGACAATTCTTAACAAGACCTAACGGAACTAAACAAAACTTTATAAAATTCACTGTTAATTGGCAGGGATTCCCTTATATTTAGAGTATTAGTTAAGAAGGAGGTGTTTCCGATGGAAGATAAAGCCTATACTCCCGATGAAGTTGCTCAACTTTTTCAAATTTCAAAGCATACTGTTTATGAGCTCATTAAAAGAGGTGAATTACGGGCATTCAAGGTTGGGAACAAAATGAGAGTCGAGCAAGCCGAGCTTGAAAGATACAAAGACAGTACGAAAGCACCCGCTCGGAAAAGCCGGATTGACCCGACAGAATCATCTGATTCTAACTTTATTCCCATTCGTCTCGCCGGAAGCCATGATTTTCTAGTGGAGCATTTTGTAAAACAAGTTTCATCAGCGCTACAGCTTCAAATTCAACCAACTTATATCGGTAGTCTTGAAGGCTTAATGATGCTTTATAGAGGCCAAAGTGATATTGCGGCTATGCATCTTTTGGATCCATCTTCACAAGAGTACAATCTTCCATTTATACACCAACTTTTTATTTATGAATCCATTTCAGTACTAAGATTTGCATCAAGAGAACAAGGTTTCATTGTTGTAAAAGGTAATCCAAAAGAAATCCACGATTTTCATGATCTTACTAGACAGGAAATTCACTTTGTCAATCGCCAGAAAGGATCAGGTACAAGGTTTTTATTGGATTCAAGATTATCAAGCCTCGGCATAAATCCCGAGAAAATTAATGGTTATGAGAAAGAAGAATGGAATCACTTAACTACCGCTTCTTACATAAGTAGAGGAATAGCCGATGTTGCATTTGGCATTCGTTCTGCTGCTAGTCATTTAGGACTCGATTTCATTCCGATTACAAACGAACAATTTGATCTTGTTTTCCGTTTTACAGACGAAAATAAAATTGCTTTACATGCTCTAATTCGTTACTTACAATCAACTGAATTCTTGAATAGTTTAACTGAATTGGAAGGCTATGATATTCGTGATTTAGGTACCATTATCTATCAAAAAAAGTATGATGAAGTGAGGCCACAGAGTAGCCCATTTTCTGACCGTTAGGAGCAAAAAAGTGGGGTTGTTGGCACAAAGATCTCGACCATGTGACCGTCAACCTGACAAACCTTAGGCTACTATATAAAAAACCATATTAAAACGCATGGATGTAGTTTTCCATGCGTTTTAAGGTTTAAAATTATGTGTTTCCTTCCATCTAATGAATCATTAACTGAAATGCAAGATTCCTAATTTTCTTTTATACATCCCTTGGAAACCAAAGGTAGACGCTCGTACCTCTGTTCAGCCCACTTTTCACTTTAATTCTACCTTGATGGGCATCCATCAGTGCCTTTACAATCGATAAGCCAATACCAACTCCACCTGTTTTACGATCTCGTGACTTATCACCTCGGTAAAAACGTTCAAAGATATGGGGAATATCTTCTTCAGCCATACCAGACCCTTCATCTTTAATCATAAAGCCGACATAATCGTCCTGCTCTGATAAAACAGATATCGTCACATTTTTACCTTCTGGTGTATATTTTAGTGCATTGTTAAGAATATTTGTCAAAACTTGGATAAGGCGATCCTTATCCGCCATAAACCATTCTTCCTGAAGTGGCTCAAGAATATGCAAATTAACGTTTTTTTGGTTAAACAATGGCAGAAACATTTCCCAGAGAGCATTAAGAATGTTCCCTGCCTCTAATTCTACCTTTTCAAGTCTGATTTGCGGGTTTTCTGCAGCAAGTAGCTTTTCGAGTTCATTTACAAGTCTAACAAGCCGCATTAATTCCTCGTGGCTTTGCTGCAAACGCTTTGGAGTTGGCTCCCATATTCCATCCTGGAAAGCTTCTATTTGGCTTCGCAATGTAGCAAGTGGTGTCCTAAGTTCATGGGCTAAATCACCAGTAAACTGTTTCCGAAGCATTTCTTCCTTTGAAAGCGATTCAGCCAAATTATTAAACGAAATGGACAACTGTTTTACTTCTGTTGGCATTCCGGCTAACGGGATCCGGATATTTAGATTATGTTGCCGAAGCTCTTTAGCCGCAAATGACAGTTTATCGAGTCCTGAGGTTAATTTTTTGGAAAAAATCAAACTGAATAAAATAGCAAAAATAATGGTTAAACAGACAGCAGCATAAATATATAATTGAATGGTTTGCAAAAATGTATATTCATCATCAATAAGGCCTTGCGG
The Neobacillus sp. PS3-40 genome window above contains:
- a CDS encoding helix-turn-helix transcriptional regulator, which produces MEDKAYTPDEVAQLFQISKHTVYELIKRGELRAFKVGNKMRVEQAELERYKDSTKAPARKSRIDPTESSDSNFIPIRLAGSHDFLVEHFVKQVSSALQLQIQPTYIGSLEGLMMLYRGQSDIAAMHLLDPSSQEYNLPFIHQLFIYESISVLRFASREQGFIVVKGNPKEIHDFHDLTRQEIHFVNRQKGSGTRFLLDSRLSSLGINPEKINGYEKEEWNHLTTASYISRGIADVAFGIRSAASHLGLDFIPITNEQFDLVFRFTDENKIALHALIRYLQSTEFLNSLTELEGYDIRDLGTIIYQKKYDEVRPQSSPFSDR
- a CDS encoding undecaprenyl-diphosphate phosphatase → MLTKLEALVLGIIQGLTEFLPISSTGHLYLGRNLFGLQEAGLLLDTMLHLGTLLAVIVFYKAEFIKMIRNPFSKLTFLLIVGTIPAVAIGLAFKDFFDEISKTGVTIGWEFLITGIFLWCADSAKNGNKKMDDITYKDAFIIGTFQAAAIFPAISRSGLTIVAALWRKLDRETAAYFSFLLSTPAIAGAVVLQSFDLMKGQGEEISFSALYVGIAASAVFGYIAVKWMVTFLKKHSLKPFAIYVWVLGFAVLFFQFTGRF
- a CDS encoding ATP-binding protein codes for the protein MLQTLRSRILFYFLIVSMIGILVVSFFIQYGFEESFKSYLDLNREKKIDRVLVEIEKNYKNSGHFSSSTINGMVHEHAMTDQLYFQLFDNINRLQVDSSQIRGMLNSLGLTEPAMDGEEWHSKSYQIIVDKKVVGKLIAIYPQGLIDDEYTFLQTIQLYIYAAVCLTIIFAILFSLIFSKKLTSGLDKLSFAAKELRQHNLNIRIPLAGMPTEVKQLSISFNNLAESLSKEEMLRKQFTGDLAHELRTPLATLRSQIEAFQDGIWEPTPKRLQQSHEELMRLVRLVNELEKLLAAENPQIRLEKVELEAGNILNALWEMFLPLFNQKNVNLHILEPLQEEWFMADKDRLIQVLTNILNNALKYTPEGKNVTISVLSEQDDYVGFMIKDEGSGMAEEDIPHIFERFYRGDKSRDRKTGGVGIGLSIVKALMDAHQGRIKVKSGLNRGTSVYLWFPRDV
- a CDS encoding NAD(P)H-dependent oxidoreductase, encoding MEKLLYITVNPKRDTKLSKGMQIGEVFLEEFKKEKPDVEVVNMHLYDMEIPEIDMDLMYARAKLSFMGYAFEQLTEAEQTQITKMHELADRFIDADYYVFVTPLWNLGSPSILKAFLDNLFIVGKTFKNAEHGPEGLLTGRKAIHIQTRGGIYSTGPMVDFEFGDRFLRTALGFLGLEVMDSVVAEGMDHFPKMAGEIMAKAKEKAIESAREMAKDK